Genomic DNA from Leptospira venezuelensis:
CAGAAGATCGAGGGATAGATTACGCATTTTCCAAAGGTTGGGGTTTCCGTCCTTATCGAGAAGAAGGTTCCTTTGCAATGAGTACAGATTTTTACAATGCGAAGGGAGAACTTTTAGGTTCTGTAGATTTAACAGAAACATACGATTACTATTATCAGATTTTATTTATATTTTTAAGTCCTTTTTATTCTCCAAGTGGAGAATACGAAAGATTAGGACGATTTATGGGATTAAAAACTTTAGATAGAGCATTATCTAAGGAAATTTTTATCCCCAGAAAGTGATCTCTAAAAATTTTTTGAAATAGTTTACCCATATCCCGAACAAGATCAAATTGCTTATCGCAAATATGATTAATCTATGGATAACGTTGTTATAGGTGAGATGGATGGTACTATGCAAAGTCCTAAGTGCCACATAAATCCATGATAGTTGAAAATTTAAGGGATCAATGAAACCTGTTAAGTATTGTATCAAGCAGATTAGATAGAATAATAAGGGCATTTCCAATAGATTCATATAGTTCCGATTTGCAATAGTCACCCATTGAGGAACATTTTTGGATTCTCCGAATTTAAAATCGTCCGGGATTACTTTTCCTATAAATCCTGCGTATAAGCGACGAATTGGGATTTGTAGTAATACGAAAAAAGTCAGTAGAACTAACGCTCCGATCGGTAAAAGCCAATATTCTTTTTGCATTTATAAACCTTTTAAATCAAAAATAGAAATGGAATGGTTTTGCATTATAATCTGCAAGCAAAAGACACAGAATTTCAAAATCTTCCATTTCTATTTTCATTGACTCCAGCGACTTTTTGAATAATCTAAGGCCCCTTTATCGTCGTCTAATAACCTAATATACAAAATGCAAAAATCCCTGGAAAAGTTAGTCTATCACTGGATACAAAAAGATTGGGAGGCTTTCCAGTTCACTCAGGCCGAAGGAATGGATGGTATCTGGGCCTTGGATCTTTCGGACAGATCCAGCTTTTGGATCAATCCTAAATTTCGATCTATTCTAGGACTTCCCAATCAAGACCAAAACCTTTCTCCGCTTTCTTGGAAAGATCTTTTTTCTAAAAACGATTATGAACTCATCGATCGTCAGTTGGAAAGAACTTCTGAATCGGCATCTATATCCATTTGCTACAAAACTCTTCTAGGCAACGAAATAGAGACAGATACTAAAATTATCATTCTTGGAGATCAATCCGGAGATCGTATTTGTATCGGCGGGGTCACGGTCTTGAAAGGATCGGAACTGAATTTGATGAAAAAGGAATTAGATTTCCTTTCGGTGATCAATGCCTTGCCAGACATGATTGGTTACTGGGATTCCAATCTGATTAATCGGCTGGCAAACGATGCGTATCAAAAATGGTTCGGAATAGATTCCAAAAAAATAGTCGGCTTACATATGAAGGCTGTTTTGGGTGAGGAATTATTTAAATTAAATTATCCTCATGTTGAAAAGGTTCTAAAAGGGGAGCCACAATTATTCGAAAGAAAGATCCCCTCTGCCGATGGGAAAAGTTTCCGCTATTCTTTAGCCAAATATTTACCTGATATTCGAGAAGGTAAGGTCGTCGGTTTTTCAGTTATCGTAAACGATATTTCCCAGATCAAGATTGCGGAAGCTGCCAATTTGAAATTGGCGAGGATTGTGGAAGCTTCGGACGATGCAATTATCGGAAAGGATCTGGA
This window encodes:
- a CDS encoding MAPEG family protein, whose amino-acid sequence is MQKEYWLLPIGALVLLTFFVLLQIPIRRLYAGFIGKVIPDDFKFGESKNVPQWVTIANRNYMNLLEMPLLFYLICLIQYLTGFIDPLNFQLSWIYVALRTLHSTIHLTYNNVIHRLIIFAISNLILFGIWVNYFKKFLEITFWG